The DNA sequence TGCAGAGCCTGACCCGCGCCCATTTGCCAAGCGAGGAAATGTGAATCAAGTACGCGGGGCACGCCCAAATCCTCCAAAAAGAAAAAGGACCCTCCATCCAGAAAGGTCCTTGTCAGTGCTAAAGATTGGTCAAAATTCTGAACAGCGAATGGGCTTCCCAATTTCAGGGTAGGACTTCGCTATCGTCTTTTGCGGCGCAGCAATCAGGTGCGGCTTCATCGGATGAGGCAGGCACCGTTGGTCGTCCGTTTATTTGATTGTGCCCGCGGCTTTGCGTTGTTTTTTTACATGCTTGGGCATTTTCGGTCCCGGGAATACCTGCGTCCGGGTAGCTTCCTCCTGCCATCGGGCTTTCATTTTCTCAGCCACTTCCGGGAACTGATCGATCAGATTGTGTTGTTCCGTCCGGTCGGCATCGAGGTCATAGAGTTCCCAAACGCCATCGGGCAATGCGACGAGTTTCCATTTGTCCATGCGAAGTGCCGAGGACCAGAAGTGCTCGAAGAAGATGGACTCATGGCCCTCGCGGGAGCCATTGGTGAAAATCGGCGCAAGGCTTTTTCCTTCCATCGGTGTGATGTCGTGTCCATTGAATTGGCGAGGATAGGTTGCTCCCGCCACATCCAGACAGGTCGCCATCAGGTCAATGACATGGCCCGGGCTTTTGTTGATCGAGCCAGCCTGTTGAGTGATACCATTGGGCCAGTGCGCAATCAAGGGGGTGCAAATACCCCCCTCGAATGTTCTCGCCTTCCAATATCTGAATGGCGTGTTGGCTACATTGGCCCAGTGATCGCCAATGCCCGCATAGGTCAATTCTCCGCCGGGCATGATGGTTTTGTCGTTGGTGGTGTAGATCACCTGCTGGCCATCGCGAGTCTCAGAATTCCGGTCAAATCCCGCCTTTTTGGGCATTTCGGGGCTGGCGCCATTGTCCGACAAGAATAAGATGAGCGTATGGTCGAGCTGGTTCGTTTCCTCAAGAGTCGCCAACAATCTCCCCATGCCTTGATCGATCCGGTCGATCATCGCTGCATGGACCGCCATTTTGCGGGCATCATAGGCTTGGTGAGGGTTTTCTGCCCAAATATCGATTTTGCGTTGGTGATCGGGCAAGGACACCTCTGGTCCCAAAATTCCCAACTCCTTCATTCGCTCAAATCTACTAGACCGGATCGCATCCCAGCCTTCGGTGTAGGTGTCGGCATATTTATCGATATCCTCCGGCAACGCGTGTAGCGGCCAATGCGGAGCGGTATGAGCAAGGTACAGGAAAAACGGCGCATCCTGTTGGGCGAATTCCTTGACGTAGCTCACCGCAGAATCTGACAATGCGTCAGTGTGATAGTAGTCATCCGGAACAGAGGCCACGGGCGTTGTTCCATTGACGAGGCTGAAGGGGTCGAAGAAATTCACCACTCCCCAGATATTGCCATAGTATTTGTCAAATCCTCGGGCTGTCGGATATGCTTCTAGCGGGCCAAAATCAGCATCCGCAAAATCTTGATGATTGAGCCAATCCAGCTGAGGGGTTTCAGATCGCTTTTGGGATTTTTGCTGCTGGGTATTCGAGACGTGCCATTTGCCGACCATCCCAGTTTGGTAACCTTCGGATTTCAGCACTTCCGCAATGGTCACAGCCGACTGTTTGAGTTGTCCGCGATACCCGGGAAATTCCGCCCCTTGATCGCCGGTCATCTGGCCGATTCCTGCTTGGTGCGGATACAATCCTGTAAGCAATGAAGCCCGCGTCGGGCAGCAGCGAGCGGTATTATAGAATTGCGTAAAGCGAATTCCCCCAGTTGCCAATTGGTCGATATTTGGAGTCTGAATTTCCCCCCCGTAGGACCCGAGGTCGGAGAAACCCATATCATCCACTAGGACAATGATGATATTGGGTCGAGCATCTTGGACTCGGGACGCCTTGGAACGCTCTGTCGAGGTGCAATGAGTGAGTGTGGCAAGCAATACGAAGCCACAGAATGTGCGGAGCAGTCGGAACATAGGTGATCGTTTGAGCCCCAATTATCAAAGATCCCCCCATCTGATCAAGGCCCAAACGTCCGTATGCACTCATACACCAATATTTTGGACCAAAAGGACAATATATTTGATACGATTGTAGCCCCTTGTCAAGAGCGATTGGGGGACTTTAGGATGGATTTGGGCGATCCCCGCGTGCTGGGTATCCATTCCTCCCTCGGCTTACAAGTCGCGGGGCCGGGCTGTTCCGGGAGTCCGCTGTCGCTTCCGTCCTCAGGACTTGTCGCCTGGATCAGATGGAAAATCTCGGATTCCAGCATACTCCCATCAAATGCCGGAGCCCTCGGACCTCGCCTGACGGCTCGCCCCTCCCATCCCTATCGCCGCCGCAGGCCAGCTGAGGCGGATTTCGTCCGGTGAGCTGGCTCGTGGGTAATCCGGCTCCTGCCGCTATTCCGGCTCAGCCAAATTTCGGCCCGTGGGCCGGCCCGCGCGTAATCCGGCTCCCGCCGGAAAGTCCGGACATGAAAAAAGGGTCCATCCTGCTGGATGAACCCTCTGAAGTTCGGCGTCGACCTACTCTCCCACGTCTTACCGCAGTACCATCGGCGCTACAGGGCTTAACGACTCTGTTCGGGATGGGAAGAGGTGTACCCCCGTGCCATGGACACCTATCATTTGGACTTCGTGGCGGAATGTGCTGTGTGGATGTCCCTTGTTCCCGAACCATCCACGGACAATACCGCCGTCCGTATTTCTTTGACATATGCGTTGCGCGGAATGGCAATGGTTTTGCCATGTCGCGGAAGGCACAGCAGCTACAGGGCAGAGAGAAGGAAGTCTCTCGGATCATTAGTACGACTCGACTGAACATGTCACCATGCGTACATCTGTCGCCTATCTACGTGGTAGTCTTCCACGATCCTCGAGGGAGAACTCATCTTGCGGTGGGCTTCGCACTTAGATGCTTTCAGCGCTTATCCCATCCCGACATGGCTACCCGGCGGTGCAGCTGGCGCTACAACCGGTACACCAGCGGTCGGTCCAACCCGGTCCTCTCGTACTAGGGTCAGCTCCGCGCAGTTCTCCTGCGCCCGCTACAGATAGAGACCGAACTGTCTCACGACGTTCTGAACCCAGCTCGCGTGCCACTTTAATGGGCGAACAGCCCAACCCTTGGGACCTCCTCCAGCCCCAGGATGTGACGAGCCGACATCGAGGTGCCAAACCTCCCCGTCGATGTGAGCTCTTGGGGGAGATCAGCCTGTTATCCCCGGAGTACCTTTTATCCTTTGAGCGACGGCCCTTCCATACGGAACCGCCGGATCACTATACCCGACTTTCGTCCCTGATCGACTTGTGGGTCTCTCAGTCAAGCACACTTCTGCTATTGCGCTCCACGCACGATTACCGACCGTGCTGAGTGTACCTTTGGAAGCCTCCGTTACGCTTTTGGAGGCGACCACCCCAGTCAAACTACCCGCCAAGCAATGTCCCCACCAGGGTTAGGCAACAATCTGGGAAAGGGTGGTATTTCAAGGACGGCTCCACGAGAACTGGCGTCCCCGCTTCAAAGCCTCCCACCTATCCTACACATCCCCAGACCGGTACCAATGCTAAGCTGTAGTAAAGGTTCACGGGGTCTTTTCGTCCCGTAGCGGGTAGCCGGCATCTTCACCGGCACTACAATTTCACCGAGCTCGTGGCCGAGACAGTGCCCAGATCGTTGCACCATTCGTGCAGGTCGGAACTTACCCGACAAGGAATTTCGCTACCTTAGGACCGTTATAGTTACGGCCGCCGTTTACCGGGGCTTCATTTCGGAGCGTGAACCCCTCCACTTAACCTTCCGGCACCGGGCAGGTGTCAGGCCTTATACGTTGTATTGCTACTTGGCAAAGCCCTGTGTTTTTGATAAACAGTCGCCTGGGCCTTTTCACTGCGTCCGCATCGCTGCGGAGTCCCTTCTCCCGAAGTTACAGGACTAATTTGCCGAGTTCCTTAGCCACGAATCACTCGAGCGCCTGAGAATGCTCATCCCAACCACCTGTGTCGGTTTGCGGTACGGGTCATCCACACCTGATGCTTAGAGGTTTTTCTCGGCGGTCTTTACCCACACTGTCCACTTGGCCGGAGCCTCGTGGTACTGTCAGGTTCGGCAGGTCCCGCGGATTTGCCTACGGATCCTATACCTACACCCTTCAACGCACTATTCCGTCAGTGCGCGGTGGTTCCAAGCCCGCGTCGCCCCATCGCAGTATGGACGAGTATCGGAATGTTGACCGATTTGCCATCGACTTCCCCTTTCGGGTGCGCCTTAGGTCCCGACTGACCCTGTTCTGACTGGCATGGAACAGGAAACCTTGGTCTTTCGGCGAGGGGGGTTCCCACCCCCTTTATCGTTACTTATGCCTACATTTGCTTTTCCATGCGCTCCACCGTACGTCGCCGTACGGATTCCCGGCACATGCAATGCTCCCCTACCGATCTTGCGATCCCGTGGCTTCGGTGATGTGCTTGATGCCCGATTATCATCCACGCACAGGCGCTCGACTAGTGAGCTGTTACGCACTCTTTAAATGAATGGCTGCTTCCAAGCCAACATCCTAGCTGTCTTTGCGCCCGCACCTCGTTAGCTCAACTTAGCACACACTTGGGGACCTTAGCCGACGGTCCGGGTTCTTTCCCTCTCGGACATGGACCTTAGCACCCATGCCCTCACTCCCGGGCTCATCTTGTGGCATTCGGAGTTCGTCAGGGGTTGGTAGGATGTGACTCCCCCTAGCCCTATCGGTAGCTCTACCTCCACAAGAAAACGCCCGAGGCTGTTCCTAAAAACATTTCGGGGAGTACGAGCTATCTCCCGGTTTGATTGGCCTTTCACCCCTATCCACAGGTCATCCAAAGACTTTTCAACGTCAACTGGTTCGGTCCTCCAGTCCGTTTTACCGGACCTTCAACCTGCCCATGGATAGATCACCGGGTTTCGCGTCTGCCCCCGCCAACTGCGCGCCCTATTCGGACTCGCTTTCGCTGCGGATTCCCCACTGAGTGGGTTAACCTCGCTGGCGAGGAGCAACTCGTAGGCTCATTATGCAAAAGGCACGCCGTCACCACACGAAATGGCTCCGACTGTTTGTAGGTATACGGTTTCAGGTACTGTTTCACTCCCTTATGCAGGGTGCTTTTCACCTTTCCCTCACGGTACTTGTACGCTATCGGTCATCCGGGAGTATTTAGCCTTGGCGGATGGTGCCGCCAGATTCGATCGGAGTTTCACCGGCTCCGACCTACTCAGGATCCCACTGATCCCCTTCGCTTACGTCTACGGGACTATCACCCCCTATGGTCGCGCGTTCCAGCGCGTTCGACTTCACTACGGTTCAATGTTGTGGTCCTACAACCCCGCACCCGCCGTAACGAATGCGGTTTGGGCTGGTCCCCGTTCGCTCGCCGCTACTTGGGGAATCACTGTTGTTTTCTCTTCCTCCGGGTACTTAGATGTTTCAGTTCCCCGGGTTGGCCTCCCTTGCGGGCTCTTGCGGGTTGCCCCATTCGGAAATCTCCGGATCACAGGTTGCTTGCACCTACCCGAAGCTTATCGCAGCTTGCCACGTCCTTCATCGCCTCCGGATGCCCAGGCATCCACCGTATACCCTTCTCTTCTTTCTTCGTCTCTTGCTTGCCCGGCACAGTAAACTGTGCCGCTGCTGTGCATTCCTCACGCAACATGTCAAATATCTTTGCTCCTCCACAACTTCGCGCCGGGGCCGGAATGCCCGCGTCGTCCGGCGTTCCTCGCCGTGGTTTCGCTCGACCGTCGTCCCGGTCGTGAACCGGACGGACCCCGAAGGTCTCGACAGACTTTGAATTTCTCGGATGCAGTGTGGACGGTAGGCGTCCACCTTGCCGCTCGCGCGCGGCTCCAGAAAGGAGGTAATCCAGCCGCACCTTCCGGTACGGCTACCTTGTTACGACTTAGCCCCAGTTACCAAGTTCACCCTAGGCGGGGTTTGCCCGACTTCAGGTGCCCCCGGCTTCCATGGCTTGACGGGCGGTGTGTACAAGGCCCGGGTACGTATTCACCGCGGCATGGCTGATCCGCGATTACTAGCGATTCCAGCTTCATGGAGTCGAGTTGCAGACTCCAATCCGAACTGAGAACGGCTTTTCAGGATTGGCTCCACCTCGCGGCTTCGCTACCCGCTGTACCGTCCATTGTAGCACGTGTGTCGCCCTGGGCGTAAGGGCCATGATGATTTGACGTCGTCCCCGCCTTCCTCGCTCCTTGCGGAGGCAGTCTCCCTAGAGTCCCCACCATTACATGCTGGCAACTAGGGATAGGGGTTGCGCTCGTTGCGGGACTTAACCCAACACCTCACGGCACGAGCTGACGACAACCATGCAGCACCTTGCACTCTGTCCCGAAGGAAAACCACCTTTCGGCGGCGGTCAGAGGCATTGTAGCCCAGGTAAGGTTCCTCGCGTATCATCGAATTAAACCACATGCTCCACCGCTTGTGCGGGCCCCCGTCAATTCCTTTGAGTTTCATCGTTGCCGACGTACTCCCCAGGTGGATCACTTATCGCTTTCGCTTGGGCACACAGGGTTACCCCCGTACACCTAGTGATCATCGTTTACGGCGTGGACTACCGGGGTATCTAATCCCGTTCGCTCCCCACGCTTTCGTGCCTCAGCGTCAGTAATGTCCCAGAAGCCTGCCTTCGCAATCGGCGTTCTGCGTGATCTCTATGCATTTCACCGCTACACCACGCATTCCAGCTTCCTCGAACACACTCAAGTTCGGCAGTATCAATGGCGTATACCGGGTTGAGCCCGGATCTTTCACCACTAACTTACCAAACCGCCTGCGCACCCTTTAAACCCAATAAATCCGGACAACGCTTGCACCCTACGTATTACCGCGGCTGCTGGCACGTAGTTAGCCGGTGCTTATTCGCCGAGTACCTGCACCTGTGCGTATAGCACATTCTTATCCCTCGGCAAAAGGAGTTTACAATCCAGAGAACCGTCTTCCTCCACGCGGCATGGCTGGGTCAGGGTTGCCCCCATTGCCCAAGATTCCTTACTGCTGCCTCCCGTAGGAGTCGGGCCCGTGTCTCAGTGCCCGTGTGGCTGATCATCCTCTCAGACCAGCTATCCATCGTCGCCTTGGTGGGCCGTTACCCCGCCAACTAGCTAATGGAACGCATGCCCATCCCCCGGCGCCGGAACTTTCATCATTCCCACATATGAGGAAATGATCGTACGGGGTATTATTCGCCGTTTCCAGCGACTTTCCCCCTCCGGAGGGTAGGTTGCATACGCGTTACGCACCCGTGCGCCACTCGTGTACCCCGAAGGGCCTTACCGTTCGACTTGCATGTATTAGGCCTGCCGCTAGCGTTCGTCCTGAGCCAGGATCAAACTCTCCATTGTAGAAGTTCTTGATTCTTGACTATTGTCAAGGAAAATTTTCTCTGACAGGTGGTTAGAACTGATTTCTCGCGTTCGTTTTTACTTACCGTCCCGATCAATAAATTGACCGGCACTGCATCCTCGAAATGTCAAATAACTCTTTATACTCGGCTCGTTTTCAGAGCGTCGCTTGCTTTCTCTTTCCGAAAGGCTCGGCAAATTTCGTTGCCGTTTTCCGTTTTTCCAAATCCGAAGCGAAGTTTTTTTTTCGCTTCCCGAAGCCCGCCGTGCGAGCCCCCGTTTTCTTTGGGATTGCAAAGGTCGAAAGGATATTTCGTTTTTGCAACTTTTTCTTGGGAAAAACTTCGAAAGATCCGTCGGGCGAACCCGACTTCCCGATCCCTTTCCGGATGGGGCTGCAAAGATGGACGCTCGTTCCGTCATTTGCAAATCATCGTGGAAGTTTTTTTTCGCACTCGGCGATACTTCCGTGGAAGGACAAACAGGAGTCGCGGACACGTGTTTTCGTGGCCTGACAAACCGTTTCGGCAGCTTTTCGGAGAACTACTTCACGGGCGTTTCCGTGAAGGGAGCGCAAAGGTGCAGGTCTCGATTGGATTTTCCAAATGGAGAGGTGGGAAAAGTTGAATTTGCGGGAATGATCAATTTTTAGAGGGTAAGGGGAGAGGGTCGGGTAACTACGGAGGGCGCAGAGGGAGGAGATGGGTTGTCGGAGGTGGAGATGAATTGTGGGGGTGGCAACCACAGAGGACACAGAGGAAGGGAGGAGATGGGTTGTCGAAGGTGGAGATGAATTGTGGGGGTGGCAACCACAGAGGACACAGAGGAAGGGAGGGGATGGGTTGTCGGAGGTGGAGATGAATTGTGGGGGTGGCAACCACAGAGGACACAGAGAAAGGAGGAGGAAGTATTCGGAGGAAGTATTCGGAGGAAGTATTCGGAGGAAGGACTCGGTGGAGAGGGGTGTGTGGGGTGTGGTGTGTGGGGTGTGGTGTGTGGGGTGTGGTGTGTGGGGTGTGGTGTGTGGGGTGTGGTGTGTGGGTGTGGGTGTGGGTGGGGTGTGGGGTGTGGGGTGTGGGGTGTGGGGTGTGGGGTGTGGGGTGTGGGGTGTGGGGTGTGGGGTGTGGGGTGTGGGGTGTGGGGTGTGGGGGTGTGGGGTGTGGGGTGTGGGGTGTGGGGTGTGGGGTGTGGGGTGTGGGGTGTGGGTGTGTGGGGTGTGGTGTGTGGTGGTGTGTGGGTGTGGGGTGTGGGGTGTGTGGTGTGTGGTGTGTGGGGTGTGGGTGTGTGGGGTGTGGGGTGGGTGTGTGGGGTGTGGGGTGTGGGGTGTGGGGTGTGGGGTGTGGGGTGTGTGGGGTGTGTGGGGTGTGGGGTGTGTGTGGTGTGTGGGGTGTGTGGGGTGTGTGGTGTGTGTGGGGTGTGTGGGGTGTGTGGGGTGTGTGGGGTGAGGGAATTTGCTCTTGAGGTGCGGATGGATGGTGGGGGGTAAGCTGTCTGGAGGATTCAGTCGGGGAGCTTGGATGGCGGGCATTGGAATTACGCTGTTGGAGATGGCGTTCTTTTTGGATTTGAGGGATGTGGGGATGAAACTGGTGCGCCCGTAACCGATGGACTAGGCAGAACCGATTGTGCCGATGGGAGGCATACAATGACAAGTGCTCGTATCGGATTGTGCAGGAGCGGCATGCGGAATTGAGACAGATGATAGGCTCGCCGATAGCCCTTTCCCCGACCGAGCGAGCAGCGAGTCCGGAAGGGAGCGACCGGCGTCTTGTATGCAAAAGGGGCATCCTGCATGCCAAGCACGCCGGATACCCCCTAATTATGATCTCGATTCTTGTCAGAATGCTAGTAGAAGACCACCTCTACATTGGGCTGGCGGCTTTTGAACTGATCAACCTTCTTGGCCGGAATCTTCGTATTGAAACATCTCAACAGTTTGAGGGAATCTTTGCCTTCGAGCGGCTTGAGATTCTTGACCTGTGTGATGGAACAATCAAGTCTAACAAGAGACTTCCACTCAGTTAAGGGCTTGAGGCTTTTTACTTGGGTACCGGAACAATCCAACACTTCCAGATTGACAAGCCCCTCTATCGGACTGAGATCGGCAACCGGCGTCTCTGAACAGTACAATTCTCGCAGCGGAGAAGCATCCATGAGCGGGGTCAAATCAGTCACCGGTGTCCGAGAAAAGGCCAGTACACGAAGCTTTCTGAAATTGGCCAAAGTTGCGATACTGGATACCTGCACATCCGAAAACCGCAGTTCTTCTAAGCGAAAGCAAATTTTCAATGGACCCAAATCCGAAATGTCAGACTGCTGAAATCCAATCTTGCGCAATGCACCCATCCTGTGCAACTGATCTCGATTGGGCTCTTCCTCGAAATTGACATGTACTCGGAAAACGGATTTCCAATTGTCGGGCAAGGTCGCCCACCATTTCTTGAGATAGCCAGTACGGAATATCACCAAGGCTTTGGGTTGAGACTCGCTGAGCTGGACAACTTCAAGAAGATTGACCTCTGACTCATCGGCATATACACGACGCAATTCGGTCATTGCAGCAAGCGGAACCAAAGAGCTGATTCCAGTCCGCTCCATTTCCATTCTTCTCATCCTGCGCCACCCCTGAATCGGCGTCAAATCGGTCACTTTCGAGTCAGACATCTCCAACCGGATCACTTTGGGAAGTGCCTGAAGCGGCCCTAGGTCGGCAACAGGCGTTCGTTTGAAATTGAGATGGGTCAATTCCAGCAGGCCCGCCAAAGGAGCAAGATCCTCCACCTGAGTTCCGGCGATATTGAGCACCTTCAAGTTGACCAACATTCTGAGCGGGTCCAGCATTTTGATTTTGGGATGCTCGGAAATATCCAACTCCTCGATCCCAGACACTTGATGAAGCCCTTCCCGCCCGGGCTCCATTCCCACCTCGGCAGTCTGGGACAAGACCTGTTTCCAACTAGCCGAAAGTCCCTTCCACCACTCTTGAAGCGATGCCGATTCAAAAATCACAAGACAATCCGGCTGCTTGGCCATAAAACGCATGGCTTCTGTAGAGTTGACACCACTATTGTCACAATACACTTTCCGGATCTGAGCCAATCCTTCCAGAGGTTCGAGACTTGAGATTCCAGTACTATCCGCCCAAAGGATTTGTAGATCTTGAGCATTGGAGAGCGGCTGTAGATCCTGAACACCCGTATATCCAATCTTGAGAATTTGGAGGCGCTGAGAATTGATCAGAGGCGTAAGGTCTGAAATTGAGGTATGCCCAAGTTCCAGACGTCCAAGCTGGGCCAATCCTTGAAGCGGAGCCACATTCTCCACAGCGGTATTCGAAGCAATCAATTCTCGTAACTGGCTGGATTTGGCAATGGGAGTCAAATCCTTCACCCTTGTATGTGCTACATTCAGGGAAGTCAGGCCCGAAAATCGCTCGATGGTAGAAATCTCATCCAGTGGGGTATGGCTCGCATCCAGTTCTTTGAGATCGAGCGCATATCTTAGCGGACGCAAGTCTTTCACCTGCGTATGGGAGATATTCAGCCGTTCCAACTTCGTCAGATTGCGGATCGGGACAAGATCCCGCACTTGGGTATGTGAAACATCCAGAGCCGAGAGTCTTGTCATCATACTCAAGGGAGTCAGTGAAGAAATCTGCGGATATCCGATCAGACTCAAGGTATCTCGCTCGGCAAGTGCCTTGAGATCCGCATACAATCGCACGGTACTCAAAGGGATAGAATCTATCTCCGAGAAATACAGGGTATCACCGATCTGTACGGAGTCCATTCCCATGGCAAATTGCTGCCAAATAGCAGAATCAGACATAATCCGCTCCACCGTCCGAGGAGAAATCAAGGTATCCCCTACCTGAAGCCTGCCATTGATCTTGGCGATATCAGCCATGGACAAGGTATCATTGATCATAATTCCCTGCGCAAAGACCTCTCTCCAACTCCAAGGCATCTCATTCCACCAATTGGCCAGCTCTTCCCGTTCGCTGAGCTTGGTGGTATATAGAGACACAATCTTCAAGTCCCGCGTTTCAGGATTGAGATTGATTTCGATGAATCTTGGGAGGGAATTATAGATCGTATCACCGTCGGAATTGATGCCTTGCAATGTGCGATCACAATTGACCTTGAAG is a window from the Pontibacter sp. G13 genome containing:
- a CDS encoding arylsulfatase; this translates as MFRLLRTFCGFVLLATLTHCTSTERSKASRVQDARPNIIIVLVDDMGFSDLGSYGGEIQTPNIDQLATGGIRFTQFYNTARCCPTRASLLTGLYPHQAGIGQMTGDQGAEFPGYRGQLKQSAVTIAEVLKSEGYQTGMVGKWHVSNTQQQKSQKRSETPQLDWLNHQDFADADFGPLEAYPTARGFDKYYGNIWGVVNFFDPFSLVNGTTPVASVPDDYYHTDALSDSAVSYVKEFAQQDAPFFLYLAHTAPHWPLHALPEDIDKYADTYTEGWDAIRSSRFERMKELGILGPEVSLPDHQRKIDIWAENPHQAYDARKMAVHAAMIDRIDQGMGRLLATLEETNQLDHTLILFLSDNGASPEMPKKAGFDRNSETRDGQQVIYTTNDKTIMPGGELTYAGIGDHWANVANTPFRYWKARTFEGGICTPLIAHWPNGITQQAGSINKSPGHVIDLMATCLDVAGATYPRQFNGHDITPMEGKSLAPIFTNGSREGHESIFFEHFWSSALRMDKWKLVALPDGVWELYDLDADRTEQHNLIDQFPEVAEKMKARWQEEATRTQVFPGPKMPKHVKKQRKAAGTIK
- a CDS encoding leucine-rich repeat domain-containing protein — its product is MMWKIAGAVGLSFALLAWTPAWGQAELDESTIAQYQEESRQMVAFLTFTLNTIGDPLTTARQKETIIQESYLKIFRDAKVQVEDDLVEGRSVVTNKDIQAYLKDIDFFFQEVRFEILVKEITHEVTDAGQLYFKVNCDRTLQGINSDGDTIYNSLPRFIEINLNPETRDLKIVSLYTTKLSEREELANWWNEMPWSWREVFAQGIMINDTLSMADIAKINGRLQVGDTLISPRTVERIMSDSAIWQQFAMGMDSVQIGDTLYFSEIDSIPLSTVRLYADLKALAERDTLSLIGYPQISSLTPLSMMTRLSALDVSHTQVRDLVPIRNLTKLERLNISHTQVKDLRPLRYALDLKELDASHTPLDEISTIERFSGLTSLNVAHTRVKDLTPIAKSSQLRELIASNTAVENVAPLQGLAQLGRLELGHTSISDLTPLINSQRLQILKIGYTGVQDLQPLSNAQDLQILWADSTGISSLEPLEGLAQIRKVYCDNSGVNSTEAMRFMAKQPDCLVIFESASLQEWWKGLSASWKQVLSQTAEVGMEPGREGLHQVSGIEELDISEHPKIKMLDPLRMLVNLKVLNIAGTQVEDLAPLAGLLELTHLNFKRTPVADLGPLQALPKVIRLEMSDSKVTDLTPIQGWRRMRRMEMERTGISSLVPLAAMTELRRVYADESEVNLLEVVQLSESQPKALVIFRTGYLKKWWATLPDNWKSVFRVHVNFEEEPNRDQLHRMGALRKIGFQQSDISDLGPLKICFRLEELRFSDVQVSSIATLANFRKLRVLAFSRTPVTDLTPLMDASPLRELYCSETPVADLSPIEGLVNLEVLDCSGTQVKSLKPLTEWKSLVRLDCSITQVKNLKPLEGKDSLKLLRCFNTKIPAKKVDQFKSRQPNVEVVFY